Proteins from one Acidimicrobiia bacterium genomic window:
- a CDS encoding enoyl-CoA hydratase produces MSDEAIDTVRIGDADGIRTITIDRPEVRNAMSLVMRERIRDGFTSASDDDAIDIVVITGADPSFSAGVDLKEIQSPSGPPKRVNPAVAVRDCVKPTIAAVNGVCITGGLEIALACDIIVASDQARFADTHAKAGLMPGWGMSAALPTAVGRRKAVELSLTGTFIDADEASRIGLVNHLVPHDDLLARTYELAQTIRVHDQAVVRRQAALYRRANGLTFEDALALERQAADEWRDARDD; encoded by the coding sequence ATGAGCGACGAGGCGATCGACACGGTCAGGATCGGCGATGCCGACGGCATCCGTACGATCACGATCGACCGGCCCGAGGTCCGCAACGCGATGTCCCTCGTGATGCGCGAACGGATCAGGGACGGATTCACCAGCGCGAGCGACGACGACGCCATCGACATCGTCGTCATCACGGGCGCCGACCCCAGCTTCTCCGCCGGCGTGGACCTCAAGGAGATCCAGTCGCCGAGCGGGCCTCCGAAGCGCGTGAACCCTGCGGTGGCAGTGCGCGATTGCGTGAAGCCAACGATCGCGGCCGTGAACGGCGTGTGCATCACGGGGGGGCTCGAGATCGCGCTCGCCTGCGACATCATTGTCGCCTCCGACCAGGCCCGGTTCGCCGACACGCACGCCAAGGCTGGACTCATGCCCGGCTGGGGCATGAGCGCCGCGCTCCCCACGGCCGTCGGACGCCGCAAGGCGGTCGAGCTGTCGTTGACCGGCACCTTCATCGACGCCGACGAGGCCTCACGCATCGGACTCGTCAACCACCTCGTACCGCACGACGACTTGTTAGCGCGGACGTACGAGCTCGCACAGACCATCCGGGTGCACGACCAGGCAGTCGTACGACGTCAGGCCGCCCTCTACCGCCGCGCCAACGGCCTCACCTTCGAGGATGCCCTCGCACTCGAACGCCAGGCAGCCGACGAGTGGCGGGACGCGCGCGACGACTGA
- a CDS encoding neocarzinostatin apoprotein domain-containing protein translates to MLVCLLSGWARTSSPETAARSPSAGAVVVSHVTYERGSRRIDTTLFRASGLHRKLPLIVYAPGYGQTPGLEEEAPLLRRWAAAGYEVAGVLFPFTRTDAPGGSNLADYINQPADVSFVITQLVTGPLSGGIDPSRIGVAGHSLGAVTVLGLVGNTCCRDRRIKAAVAMSTEPLGFQGGSVDYRGAPPLLLIHGDADQMAPYPVSVEAFNQAFPPKGLLTIRHGNHASTVDIHGPVATTTIVFFDHYLAGRHTAVQGASLQFRSAGPNVTLPTPTTPARSLHATVAPATGLVDGQTVTVTWDGFESGIVVNVVECARSQSTGSAENCDLQSGRLLQPDPGGFGSLPLRVHTGAVGTAGGTCEPGLPTCLVVVNQGGSTDPSASVLIPISFK, encoded by the coding sequence GTGCTCGTCTGCTTGCTCAGCGGTTGGGCCCGCACCTCCTCGCCGGAAACGGCAGCGCGCAGCCCCTCGGCCGGAGCGGTCGTCGTCTCGCACGTCACCTACGAACGGGGGTCGCGCCGGATTGACACGACGCTCTTCCGCGCGTCGGGACTTCACCGCAAGCTGCCGCTGATCGTCTACGCACCGGGATACGGGCAGACACCGGGGCTCGAGGAGGAGGCGCCCCTCCTTCGACGGTGGGCGGCGGCCGGGTACGAGGTAGCCGGAGTGCTGTTCCCCTTCACCCGAACAGACGCGCCGGGAGGCTCCAACCTGGCCGACTACATCAACCAACCAGCCGACGTGAGCTTCGTCATCACCCAGCTCGTAACCGGCCCGCTGTCCGGCGGCATCGACCCGTCGCGCATCGGCGTCGCCGGCCACTCGCTGGGCGCGGTCACGGTCCTCGGACTGGTCGGCAACACCTGCTGCCGGGATCGGCGGATCAAGGCCGCGGTGGCCATGTCCACCGAACCGCTCGGGTTCCAAGGGGGTTCGGTCGACTACCGGGGCGCGCCGCCGCTGCTCCTGATCCACGGGGATGCCGACCAGATGGCCCCGTACCCGGTGAGCGTCGAGGCGTTCAACCAGGCTTTCCCACCAAAGGGGCTCCTCACCATACGGCACGGCAACCACGCGTCCACCGTCGACATCCACGGTCCGGTGGCCACGACGACGATCGTGTTCTTCGACCACTACCTCGCGGGGCGCCACACTGCGGTCCAAGGCGCGTCTCTCCAGTTCCGCTCGGCCGGGCCGAACGTGACGCTCCCGACGCCGACCACGCCGGCGCGGTCGCTGCACGCCACCGTCGCTCCTGCGACAGGGCTAGTCGACGGGCAGACGGTCACCGTGACCTGGGACGGCTTCGAGTCCGGCATTGTCGTCAACGTCGTGGAGTGTGCCCGCAGCCAGTCGACCGGCTCCGCGGAGAACTGCGACCTGCAGTCCGGCCGCTTGCTTCAGCCCGACCCGGGCGGATTCGGCTCGCTTCCGCTGCGCGTCCACACCGGCGCGGTTGGAACGGCTGGCGGCACCTGCGAGCCCGGCCTGCCCACGTGCCTGGTAGTGGTCAATCAGGGCGGCTCGACCGACCCGTCGGCGTCCGTGTTGATCCCGATCAGCTTCAAATGA
- a CDS encoding TetR family transcriptional regulator: MRQPSEDRADTIIGVVLDLLESDGYDAVQVRAVASRARVSLATIYKLFGTRDQLIVAAMERWMDANAYSGLTMPEPDETPYETMVRVLRTVFEPWKRHPRMLEAYHRAMTSASGDRLVAHGLAIVKPIMEAALPEANPEYLQDVELIHGHVVRAVIARFADGEIAFVDVLPILERTLFRLTTNNELAANRLTPAVDG; this comes from the coding sequence ATGAGACAACCTTCCGAGGACCGGGCGGACACGATCATCGGCGTGGTCCTGGATCTGCTGGAATCCGACGGGTACGACGCGGTCCAGGTGCGCGCCGTGGCCAGTCGGGCGCGGGTTTCGCTCGCCACCATCTACAAGCTGTTCGGGACGCGCGACCAACTCATCGTCGCGGCGATGGAGCGATGGATGGACGCCAATGCCTATTCGGGGCTCACGATGCCCGAGCCCGACGAGACGCCGTACGAGACGATGGTGCGCGTCCTCCGCACGGTGTTCGAGCCGTGGAAACGACACCCGCGCATGTTGGAGGCCTACCACCGGGCGATGACGAGCGCGAGTGGCGACCGATTGGTGGCCCACGGCTTGGCGATCGTCAAGCCGATCATGGAGGCAGCACTGCCCGAGGCGAACCCGGAGTACCTGCAAGATGTGGAGCTGATCCACGGGCACGTTGTTCGAGCAGTGATCGCGCGGTTCGCAGACGGTGAGATCGCCTTCGTCGATGTCCTGCCGATCCTCGAGCGGACGCTGTTCCGCCTCACGACGAACAACGAGCTCGCAGCGAATCGGTTGACGCCCGCAGTCGACGGCTGA
- a CDS encoding helix-turn-helix domain-containing protein, which translates to MNVKQTRRRRRLTRAESQAETRRRLVEAAVTVFARHGYYAATIEEIVEEAGYSRGAFYANFVDKAELLLAAIESERERDFADLAGILDPIIDKEGEILPALYAWFSKRLSAPLDRAAAEFELAAADNPVHRRRLAENNAAVRQLAASLVEQYCRRHGVELTVDHLTFASMVIAAVDGFASQLRLDPGSVSPDTMSLALRGLWAAVTA; encoded by the coding sequence GTGAATGTCAAGCAGACGCGTCGCCGACGACGTCTCACGCGGGCCGAGTCTCAGGCCGAAACCCGGCGCCGGCTGGTGGAAGCGGCGGTCACGGTCTTCGCCCGCCACGGCTACTACGCCGCCACGATCGAGGAGATCGTGGAGGAGGCCGGATACTCGCGAGGGGCCTTCTACGCCAACTTCGTCGACAAGGCCGAGTTGCTCCTGGCGGCCATCGAGTCCGAGCGGGAGCGGGACTTCGCCGACCTTGCCGGCATCCTCGACCCCATCATCGACAAAGAGGGCGAGATCCTTCCGGCGCTGTACGCCTGGTTCTCCAAGCGGCTCTCCGCGCCGCTGGACCGCGCGGCGGCAGAGTTCGAACTGGCTGCCGCGGACAATCCAGTCCATCGAAGACGGCTCGCCGAGAACAATGCCGCCGTCCGCCAGCTCGCGGCCTCCCTGGTGGAGCAGTACTGCCGTCGACACGGCGTGGAGCTCACAGTTGACCACCTCACCTTCGCCAGCATGGTCATCGCCGCCGTGGACGGCTTCGCCAGTCAACTGCGCCTAGACCCGGGCAGCGTTAGCCCCGACACGATGAGCCTTGCCCTAAGAGGTCTGTGGGCGGCAGTGACCGCCTAG
- a CDS encoding pyridoxamine 5'-phosphate oxidase family protein: MSIRLSREEAWDELAGAHTGIFTSLKADGTPITLPMWFVTFDARIYFSAPARTKKITRLRRNPRCSFLVESGTYWRELKAVLVTGSAREVTDEDTKRRVREALDAKYDRYRTKHSNMPEKTRSAYDSPGRVTFEVVPDDRILTWDNARVELS; this comes from the coding sequence GTGAGCATCCGGCTCTCGAGAGAAGAGGCCTGGGACGAGCTCGCGGGCGCGCACACCGGGATCTTCACCAGCCTGAAGGCCGACGGGACGCCGATCACACTGCCGATGTGGTTCGTGACCTTCGACGCGCGCATCTACTTCAGCGCGCCGGCCCGTACGAAGAAGATCACGCGCCTGCGCCGAAACCCACGCTGCTCCTTCCTCGTCGAGTCAGGGACGTACTGGCGCGAGCTCAAAGCAGTCCTCGTGACAGGAAGCGCGCGCGAGGTGACCGACGAAGACACGAAGCGCCGGGTACGTGAAGCCCTCGATGCCAAGTACGACCGGTACCGAACCAAGCATTCGAACATGCCTGAGAAGACCCGATCCGCCTACGACTCACCGGGGCGCGTGACGTTCGAGGTCGTGCCCGACGACCGCATCCTCACGTGGGACAACGCGAGAGTCGAGCTGTCATGA
- a CDS encoding sialidase family protein, whose translation MPVVASSAPVGASPTSGAAGSPTEVNVSNDPAHRYGEPEIAIDPKNPNHLVYAVLTMGTTYACQRANRPACQGVNTAYAPQPRGLIDDVPAFSQVRVYVSLDRGKTWRRSADVPAFPPGHTDLVERGDPLITAGPDGTFYLAWDDIHFANLPTTIIRDAGIAVSKSTDGGRTWSKPVLTGTPVDRPFFAADLSTGMIYETSTGALGANSKADQNLPPSPIGGPGNDRWLVASRDGRHWSDPKPFGGVAAFPPGTFVSAARGVFATAFATTNAGLCGGRASCTVFQTTTDAAATWSRHVLPVAAGSTSAPLVAADPSTSGHFAVAGLNPTGTQFVVYQTRDAGTTWTGPTIVAEDATKTHFHPWLTYSPTGVLGLMWQTNVTRGPTASGGLPAVPPREAAGEVADQAAGPPSPYNVWAATSDDGGATFNAPLQISKAESPAPQEFLPFGVGDDFSFLSLSGSYAFIAWADYRPGDRSAFFSAVKLSTFKANATSR comes from the coding sequence GTGCCGGTCGTCGCGTCCTCGGCACCAGTCGGCGCGTCGCCGACGTCAGGGGCGGCGGGGTCGCCGACCGAAGTCAACGTCAGCAACGACCCGGCGCATCGCTACGGCGAGCCCGAGATCGCGATCGACCCGAAGAACCCGAACCACCTCGTCTACGCGGTCCTGACGATGGGGACGACCTACGCATGCCAGCGAGCGAACCGTCCCGCATGTCAGGGGGTGAACACGGCCTACGCGCCCCAGCCGCGGGGTCTCATCGACGATGTCCCGGCCTTCTCTCAGGTGCGGGTCTACGTGTCGCTCGACCGGGGCAAGACATGGCGTCGGTCCGCCGACGTTCCCGCCTTCCCGCCGGGCCACACGGACCTGGTCGAGCGGGGCGACCCGCTCATCACCGCCGGCCCCGATGGAACCTTCTACCTCGCGTGGGACGACATCCACTTCGCCAACCTGCCCACCACCATCATCCGCGACGCTGGCATCGCGGTGAGCAAGTCGACCGATGGCGGCCGGACCTGGAGCAAGCCGGTGCTGACTGGCACACCGGTCGATCGACCGTTCTTCGCCGCCGACCTCTCGACCGGCATGATCTACGAGACGAGCACGGGAGCGCTCGGAGCGAACTCGAAGGCCGATCAGAACCTCCCGCCCTCGCCGATCGGGGGTCCCGGGAACGACCGGTGGCTCGTCGCGTCGCGCGACGGCCGGCACTGGTCGGATCCGAAGCCCTTCGGCGGCGTTGCCGCGTTCCCGCCGGGGACCTTCGTCTCCGCCGCCCGCGGCGTCTTCGCGACTGCGTTCGCGACGACGAACGCCGGCCTGTGCGGTGGCAGGGCGTCGTGCACCGTTTTCCAGACGACGACCGATGCGGCCGCGACATGGTCACGCCATGTGCTCCCGGTTGCGGCCGGATCCACCAGTGCGCCGCTGGTGGCGGCCGATCCCTCGACGTCGGGGCATTTCGCCGTCGCCGGGCTGAACCCCACGGGGACGCAGTTCGTCGTGTACCAGACGCGTGACGCCGGAACGACGTGGACCGGGCCGACCATCGTCGCCGAGGATGCGACCAAGACCCACTTCCATCCGTGGCTCACCTACTCACCGACAGGCGTCCTGGGTCTCATGTGGCAGACGAACGTGACGCGCGGACCCACCGCGTCAGGCGGCTTGCCCGCGGTACCGCCCCGAGAGGCGGCAGGCGAGGTCGCCGACCAAGCGGCGGGGCCACCGTCTCCCTACAACGTGTGGGCGGCAACATCCGATGACGGAGGCGCGACCTTCAACGCGCCACTGCAGATCAGCAAGGCCGAATCGCCGGCGCCGCAGGAGTTCCTCCCCTTCGGGGTCGGGGACGACTTCTCGTTCTTGAGCCTCAGTGGCAGCTACGCGTTCATTGCCTGGGCCGACTACCGGCCCGGCGACCGGAGCGCGTTCTTTAGCGCCGTCAAACTGTCGACGTTCAAGGCGAACGCAACGTCCCGCTGA